In the Streptomyces formicae genome, one interval contains:
- a CDS encoding threonine/serine ThrE exporter family protein, with product MSEQEAEDRKPQSDEARSAFVQPSGVMPQAPTLEDESQTTSEFAIPTGLATPSSTTQETEKSAFTTPHTYSSRNAPQAFTPAQGIPLVKLTKEVPWQDQMRTMLRMPVAERPAPEAAQKQEDETGPAVPRVLDLTLRIGELLLAGGEGAEDVEAAMFAVCRSYGLDRCEPNVTFTLLSISHQPSLVDDPVTASRTVRRRGTDYTRLAAVFHLVDDISDPDIDVSLEEAYRRLAGIRRNRHPYPGWALTAASGLLAGSASVLVGGGALVFLVAAVGAMLGDRLAWLCAGRGLPEFYQFVGAAMPPALMGVALSFTHTEASMASAVITGGLFALIPGRALVAGVQDGLTGYYITAAARLLEVMYLIVGIVCGVLLVLSLGVMLDATNLTPETKFGVTSSRPVIQILASMALSLAFAILLQQERHTVAIVTLNGGIAWVMFGALAQTPLKLSPVAATAIAAGLVGLFGQLFSRYRFASSLPYVTAAIGPLLPGSATYFGLLALAQNDLNTGINSLTKAVATALAIAIGVNLGSEVSRLILKVPGAASAANRRAAKRTRGF from the coding sequence GTGTCCGAGCAGGAGGCCGAGGACCGCAAACCGCAGTCGGACGAGGCCCGCAGTGCCTTCGTGCAACCCAGCGGGGTGATGCCGCAGGCACCGACGCTCGAGGACGAGTCGCAGACCACGTCGGAGTTCGCGATCCCCACGGGCCTCGCCACCCCGTCGTCGACGACGCAGGAGACCGAGAAGTCGGCGTTCACCACGCCGCACACCTACAGCTCCCGCAACGCTCCGCAGGCCTTCACGCCCGCGCAGGGCATCCCCCTGGTGAAGCTCACCAAGGAGGTGCCCTGGCAGGACCAGATGCGCACGATGCTGCGGATGCCGGTCGCCGAGCGGCCCGCTCCGGAGGCCGCGCAGAAGCAGGAGGACGAGACCGGGCCCGCCGTGCCCCGCGTGCTCGACCTGACGCTGCGCATCGGGGAGCTGCTGCTCGCGGGCGGTGAGGGCGCCGAGGACGTCGAGGCGGCCATGTTCGCCGTCTGCCGGTCCTACGGCCTCGACCGCTGCGAGCCGAACGTGACGTTCACGCTCCTGTCGATCTCGCACCAGCCCTCGCTCGTCGACGACCCCGTCACGGCCTCCAGGACGGTGCGCAGGCGCGGCACCGACTACACGCGGCTCGCGGCCGTCTTCCACCTGGTGGACGACATCAGCGACCCGGACATCGACGTCTCCCTGGAGGAGGCGTACCGCCGCCTGGCGGGCATCCGGCGTAACCGCCACCCCTACCCCGGCTGGGCCCTGACGGCGGCCAGCGGGCTGCTCGCGGGCTCCGCGTCCGTACTCGTGGGCGGTGGCGCGCTCGTCTTCCTGGTGGCCGCCGTCGGCGCGATGCTCGGCGACCGGCTCGCCTGGCTGTGCGCGGGGCGCGGGCTGCCGGAGTTCTACCAGTTCGTGGGCGCGGCGATGCCGCCCGCCCTGATGGGCGTGGCGCTCAGCTTCACGCACACGGAGGCGTCGATGGCCTCCGCGGTCATCACCGGTGGGCTCTTCGCGCTGATCCCGGGGCGGGCCCTGGTGGCCGGTGTGCAGGACGGTCTGACCGGCTACTACATCACCGCGGCCGCGCGCCTCCTGGAGGTCATGTACCTCATCGTGGGCATCGTCTGCGGCGTCCTGCTCGTGCTCTCGCTCGGCGTGATGCTGGACGCGACGAACCTGACTCCGGAGACGAAGTTCGGTGTGACCTCGTCGCGCCCCGTCATCCAGATCCTGGCGTCGATGGCGCTGAGCCTCGCCTTCGCGATCCTGCTCCAGCAGGAACGTCACACCGTGGCGATCGTGACCCTCAACGGCGGCATCGCCTGGGTGATGTTCGGTGCGCTCGCGCAGACCCCGCTGAAGCTCTCGCCGGTCGCGGCGACGGCCATCGCGGCCGGGCTCGTGGGTCTCTTCGGGCAGCTCTTCTCGCGCTATCGGTTCGCGTCGTCACTGCCGTACGTGACGGCCGCGATCGGGCCGCTGCTGCCAGGTAGCGCGACGTACTTCGGGCTGCTCGCCCTGGCGCAGAACGACCTGAACACGGGCATCAACTCGCTCACCAAGGCCGTCGCGACGGCGCTCGCCATCGCGATCGGCGTGAACTTGGGGAGTGAGGTGTCGCGGCTGATCCTGAAGGTGCCGGGTGCCGCTTCTGCGGCGAATCGGCGTGCGGCTAAGCGGACCAGGGGGTTCTGA
- a CDS encoding inorganic diphosphatase has translation MEFDVTIEIPKGSRNKYEVDHETGRIRLDRRLFTSTSYPADYGFVENTLGEDGDPLDALVILDEPTFPGCLIKCRAIGMFRMTDEAGGDDKLLCVPASDPRVEHLRDIHHVSEFDRLEIQHFFEVYKDLEPGKSVEGADWVGRADAEAEIEKSYKRAEAQGGH, from the coding sequence GTGGAGTTCGACGTCACCATCGAGATTCCGAAGGGTTCGCGGAACAAGTACGAGGTGGACCACGAGACCGGCCGGATCCGTCTGGACCGTCGCCTCTTCACGTCGACCAGCTACCCCGCGGACTACGGATTCGTCGAGAACACCCTCGGCGAGGACGGTGACCCGCTGGACGCCCTCGTCATCCTGGACGAGCCGACCTTCCCGGGCTGCCTCATCAAGTGCCGCGCGATCGGCATGTTCCGGATGACCGACGAGGCGGGCGGCGACGACAAGCTGCTCTGCGTCCCGGCCTCCGACCCCCGCGTGGAGCACCTGCGCGACATCCACCACGTCTCCGAGTTCGACCGCCTGGAGATCCAGCACTTCTTCGAGGTCTACAAGGACCTGGAGCCCGGCAAGTCCGTCGAGGGCGCCGACTGGGTCGGCCGTGCGGACGCCGAGGCCGAGATCGAGAAGTCGTACAAGCGCGCCGAGGCGCAGGGCGGCCACTGA
- the dacB gene encoding D-alanyl-D-alanine carboxypeptidase/D-alanyl-D-alanine-endopeptidase, whose product MPELKPWQRPRQLWRQLPKPSAVKLPRVSGKLKTWQLTAGAATVGLAISAGAVAAAGPWDSSGQRTAERDWAASQEAGGGADHGGRTPGRAPSAPSVLAGLGAPAGTAPVPTGRALADVLDPIMKDPALGPEKAAVVVDAASGKRVYDKDADKLLTPASTIKIATAVAALGSVGPDHRITTKTVIEPDTDEVVLVGGGDPTLTARKDGRYTDSAANLRTLAEDTARALKARDVDEVTLSYDTSLYSGPVQHPISPNENITPVSALMVDEGRLDDSVSGPAPRTGDPAGDAVRKFAGFLKDHGVKTKGEPGPSQASGRAESLAKTESPPLSFLVERMLTHSDNDIAEHLARQTALAAKEPASFDGAGKATRAALDKLELPVGDAVFADGSGLDRADRASALLLTELLDRAADPARPELRSVLTGLPIAGFTGTLVDRYPEDSPGTGLVRAKTGTLTGVNTLSGTVVDADGRLLVFAFMTTGTTDAKAAQKALDHMASTVANCGCR is encoded by the coding sequence GTGCCGGAGCTCAAGCCTTGGCAGCGGCCTCGGCAGCTGTGGAGACAGCTGCCCAAGCCCTCCGCCGTCAAGCTCCCCCGGGTTTCGGGGAAGCTCAAGACCTGGCAGCTCACGGCGGGTGCCGCCACCGTCGGCCTGGCGATCTCGGCCGGGGCGGTGGCCGCGGCCGGCCCTTGGGACTCCTCCGGCCAGCGTACGGCCGAGCGGGACTGGGCCGCTTCTCAGGAGGCCGGGGGTGGCGCAGATCACGGAGGTCGTACGCCGGGACGAGCCCCCAGCGCGCCCTCCGTGCTCGCCGGGCTCGGCGCGCCCGCGGGGACGGCGCCCGTGCCGACGGGACGGGCCCTGGCGGACGTCCTCGACCCGATCATGAAGGACCCCGCGCTCGGCCCCGAGAAGGCGGCCGTCGTGGTGGACGCGGCCTCCGGCAAGCGCGTCTACGACAAGGACGCGGACAAGCTCCTGACGCCCGCCTCCACGATCAAGATCGCCACGGCGGTCGCGGCGCTCGGCTCCGTAGGACCCGATCACCGCATCACCACCAAGACGGTGATCGAGCCCGACACCGACGAGGTCGTCCTGGTCGGCGGCGGCGATCCCACGCTCACCGCCCGCAAGGACGGCCGCTACACCGACAGCGCGGCGAACCTGCGCACCCTCGCCGAGGACACCGCCCGCGCCCTGAAGGCCCGCGACGTCGACGAGGTGACCCTCTCGTACGACACCTCGCTGTACTCGGGACCCGTGCAGCACCCGATCAGCCCGAACGAGAACATCACGCCGGTCAGCGCCCTGATGGTCGACGAGGGCCGCCTCGACGACTCCGTGAGCGGCCCCGCGCCGCGCACCGGGGACCCGGCGGGCGACGCCGTGCGCAAGTTCGCGGGCTTCCTCAAGGACCACGGCGTCAAGACGAAGGGGGAGCCAGGGCCCTCCCAGGCGTCGGGCCGCGCCGAGTCCCTCGCCAAGACCGAGTCGCCGCCGCTGTCCTTCCTGGTCGAGCGGATGCTGACGCACAGCGACAACGACATCGCCGAGCACCTGGCACGCCAGACGGCGCTGGCCGCCAAGGAGCCCGCCAGCTTCGACGGCGCGGGCAAGGCCACCCGCGCCGCGCTCGACAAGCTCGAACTCCCCGTCGGCGACGCCGTGTTCGCCGACGGCAGCGGCCTGGACCGCGCCGACCGGGCATCGGCCCTCCTGCTCACCGAACTCCTCGACCGCGCCGCCGACCCCGCCCGCCCCGAACTGCGCTCCGTCCTGACGGGCCTGCCCATCGCGGGCTTCACCGGCACCCTCGTCGACCGCTACCCCGAGGATTCCCCCGGCACCGGCCTCGTCCGCGCCAAGACCGGCACGCTCACCGGCGTGAACACCCTCTCCGGCACGGTCGTGGACGCCGACGGCCGCCTCCTGGTCTTCGCCTTCATGACCACGGGCACCACGGACGCGAAGGCGGCCCAGAAGGCCCTGGACCACATGGCCTCGACGGTGGCGAACTGCGGTTGCAGGTAG
- a CDS encoding zinc-dependent metalloprotease has product MTRIGGAEMVDWNLAVATATRLVRPGPEVSRDEARAVVAELRKHAKSSEEHVRSFTRMGTDEIHDTPVLVVDRAGWVRANVAGFRALLKPLLEKMQDRRGSGPGGAVLGAVGGKVTGVELGMLLSFLASRVLGQYETFAPATRELPAGANGGGRLLLVAPNIVHVERELDVDPHDFRLWVCLHEETHRTQFSAVPWLRDHIEGEIQSFLGETEVDPMTVLERVREAAQSLAGGRPEGEEDDGGRSLVELVQTPAQREILARLTAVMSLLEGHADFVMDGVGPAVVPSVAEIREKFKERRARGASRLDQALRKLLGLDAKLRQYRDGERFVRAVVDEVGMDGFNRVWTSPNTLPTKAEIAKPADWVARVHRKGE; this is encoded by the coding sequence ATGACGCGCATCGGTGGTGCCGAGATGGTCGACTGGAATCTCGCGGTCGCGACCGCGACGCGCCTGGTGCGCCCGGGCCCTGAGGTGAGCCGGGACGAGGCACGCGCCGTCGTCGCGGAGCTCCGCAAGCACGCCAAGTCCTCGGAGGAACACGTCCGTTCCTTCACGAGGATGGGCACGGACGAGATCCACGACACCCCCGTCCTCGTCGTGGACCGCGCGGGCTGGGTCCGGGCGAACGTGGCGGGCTTCCGCGCGCTCCTCAAGCCCCTCCTGGAGAAGATGCAGGACCGGCGGGGCTCGGGCCCCGGCGGCGCCGTGCTCGGCGCGGTCGGCGGCAAGGTGACGGGCGTGGAGCTGGGCATGCTCCTGTCCTTCCTGGCCTCCCGCGTCCTCGGGCAGTACGAGACCTTCGCCCCGGCCACCCGCGAGCTCCCCGCGGGGGCGAACGGCGGCGGCAGGCTCCTGCTCGTCGCGCCGAACATCGTGCACGTCGAGCGCGAACTGGACGTGGACCCCCACGACTTCCGGCTCTGGGTCTGCCTCCACGAGGAGACGCACCGCACCCAGTTCTCCGCCGTGCCCTGGCTCCGCGACCACATCGAAGGCGAGATCCAGTCGTTCCTCGGCGAGACCGAGGTCGACCCCATGACGGTCCTGGAGCGCGTCAGGGAGGCCGCCCAGTCGCTGGCGGGCGGACGCCCCGAGGGCGAGGAGGACGACGGCGGGCGCTCCCTCGTCGAGCTGGTGCAGACCCCCGCCCAGCGCGAGATCCTCGCCCGCCTCACGGCCGTGATGTCCCTCCTGGAGGGACACGCGGACTTCGTGATGGACGGCGTGGGACCCGCCGTCGTGCCCTCCGTCGCCGAGATCAGGGAGAAGTTCAAGGAGCGGCGCGCCCGCGGGGCGAGCCGCCTCGACCAGGCGCTGCGCAAGCTCCTCGGCCTCGACGCGAAATTGCGCCAATATCGCGACGGCGAGCGCTTCGTGCGCGCGGTCGTGGACGAGGTCGGCATGGACGGCTTCAACCGCGTCTGGACGTCTCCGAACACACTGCCCACCAAGGCGGAGATCGCCAAACCGGCGGACTGGGTCGCGAGGGTGCACCGTAAGGGAGAGTGA
- the tilS gene encoding tRNA lysidine(34) synthetase TilS → MGPHPAVAAIRLAVRRVLHDVLTDVQRSSENDPPPPHEQARPLVLVACSGGADSMALASALAFEAPKLGIRAGGVTVDHGLQPGSDLRAAEVVVRMTALGLTPAESFAVDVGREGGPEAAARDARYAALDAAAERHSAAAVLLGHTRDDQAETVLLGLARGSGIRSLSGMAATSGAAGRYRRPFLHIDRQTARKACMVQSLPVWDDPHNADPAYTRSRLRHEGLPALEKALGKGVVEALARTAQLSRDDADALDSWAAQAETSVRDATGLLECAKLYALPPAVRRRIVRRAAIEAGAPAGSLFARHIEEVDRLITGWRGQGAINLPGKVVAQRQGGRLVIRQG, encoded by the coding sequence ATGGGTCCCCATCCTGCGGTCGCGGCGATACGCCTGGCGGTCCGCCGCGTACTCCACGACGTACTGACCGACGTACAGCGCAGCTCCGAGAACGACCCCCCACCCCCGCACGAGCAGGCCCGGCCGCTCGTGCTCGTCGCATGCTCCGGCGGCGCCGACTCCATGGCACTCGCCTCCGCCCTCGCCTTCGAGGCCCCCAAGCTCGGCATCCGCGCCGGCGGCGTCACCGTCGACCACGGCCTGCAACCGGGCTCGGACCTGCGCGCCGCCGAGGTCGTGGTGCGCATGACCGCGCTCGGCCTGACCCCGGCCGAGTCCTTCGCCGTGGACGTGGGCAGGGAAGGCGGTCCCGAGGCCGCCGCCCGTGACGCCCGCTACGCAGCCCTGGATGCCGCCGCCGAACGGCATTCAGCAGCCGCCGTCCTGCTCGGGCACACCCGCGACGACCAGGCGGAGACCGTCCTGCTCGGGCTCGCCCGCGGCTCCGGGATCCGCTCCCTGTCCGGAATGGCCGCGACCTCGGGGGCCGCGGGACGTTACCGGCGACCCTTCCTGCACATCGACCGGCAGACCGCCCGCAAGGCCTGCATGGTCCAGTCGCTGCCCGTCTGGGACGACCCGCACAACGCCGACCCGGCGTACACCCGTTCCCGGCTGCGCCACGAGGGCCTGCCCGCGCTGGAGAAGGCGCTCGGCAAAGGAGTCGTCGAAGCCCTCGCCCGTACGGCGCAGTTGTCCAGGGACGATGCCGACGCGCTCGACAGCTGGGCGGCCCAGGCCGAGACGAGCGTGCGGGACGCCACGGGCCTCCTGGAGTGCGCCAAGCTCTACGCCCTGCCGCCCGCCGTGCGCCGCCGCATCGTGCGCAGGGCCGCCATCGAGGCGGGCGCGCCCGCCGGTTCGCTGTTCGCCCGGCACATCGAAGAGGTCGACCGTCTGATCACCGGCTGGCGCGGCCAGGGAGCCATCAATCTCCCGGGCAAAGTCGTGGCTCAGCGGCAGGGTGGCAGACTGGTGATCCGGCAAGGCTGA
- the hpt gene encoding hypoxanthine phosphoribosyltransferase, giving the protein MRVDAKDMGTDLQSVLITKEEIDAKLAELAAKVDAEYAGKDLLIVGVLKGAVMVMADLARALSTPVTMDWMAVSSYGAGTQSSGVVRILKDLDTDIKGKHVLIVEDIIDSGLTLSWLLSNLGSREPASLEVCTLLRKPEAAKVAIDVKWIGFDIPNEFVVGYGLDFAEKYRNLPFVGTLAPHVYGG; this is encoded by the coding sequence ATGCGGGTGGACGCGAAAGACATGGGCACCGACCTTCAGTCGGTGCTCATCACCAAGGAAGAGATCGACGCGAAGCTGGCCGAGCTGGCCGCGAAGGTCGACGCGGAGTACGCGGGCAAGGACCTGCTGATCGTCGGCGTCCTCAAGGGCGCGGTGATGGTCATGGCGGACCTGGCGCGTGCGCTGTCCACCCCCGTCACGATGGACTGGATGGCCGTCTCGTCGTACGGGGCGGGCACGCAGTCCTCGGGCGTCGTCCGGATCCTCAAGGACCTGGACACCGACATCAAGGGCAAGCACGTCCTGATCGTCGAGGACATCATCGACTCCGGTCTGACGCTGTCCTGGCTGCTCTCCAACCTCGGTTCGCGCGAGCCCGCCTCCCTCGAGGTGTGCACGCTGCTCCGCAAGCCGGAGGCGGCGAAGGTCGCGATCGACGTGAAGTGGATCGGCTTCGACATCCCCAACGAGTTCGTCGTGGGATACGGCCTCGACTTCGCGGAGAAGTACCGCAACCTCCCGTTCGTCGGGACGCTCGCCCCGCACGTCTACGGAGGCTGA
- the ftsH gene encoding ATP-dependent zinc metalloprotease FtsH, giving the protein MDVKRYFRGPVMWIVLAVLAVVVLMQVVGSSGGYKTVDTGQVVQAINDNKVESAKLTTGDEQIIKVELKDGQKVKDSSKIQASYIGDQGVDLAKSLQAKYESKDIPDGYTVSPSKQNPFVGILLSLLPFVLIVVVFLFLMNQMQGGGSRVMQFGKSKAKLITKDTPKTTFSDVAGSDEAVEELHEIKEFLQEPAKFQAVGAKIPKGVLLYGPPGTGKTLLARAVAGEAGVPFYSISGSDFVEMFVGVGASRVRDLFEQAKANAPAIVFVDEIDAVGRHRGAGLGGGHDEREQTLNQLLVEMDGFDVKGGVILIAATNRPDILDPALLRPGRFDRQIAVDRPDMMGRLEILKVHQKGKPVAPDVDLGAVARRTPGFTGADLSNVLNEAALLTARSDKKLIDNHSLDEAIDRVVAGPQKRTRIMSDKEKKITAYHEGGHALVAAASPNADPVHKITILSRGRALGYTMVLPEEDKYSTTRNEMLDTLAYMMGGRAAEELVFHDPTTGAANDIEKATGTARAMVTQYGMTERLGAIKFGGDNTEPFLGREMGHQRDYSEEVAALVDEEVKKLIENAHNEAWEILVENRDILDNMVLQLLEKETLGKEEIAEIFAGIVKRPARPAWTGSSRRTPSTRPPVLSPRELSLTNGANGATPAVTAGTTDQPVEVVPEDRPES; this is encoded by the coding sequence ATGGACGTGAAGCGATACTTCCGTGGGCCAGTCATGTGGATCGTGCTGGCCGTCCTTGCCGTGGTCGTGTTGATGCAGGTCGTCGGCTCGTCCGGTGGCTACAAGACGGTGGACACCGGCCAGGTCGTCCAGGCGATCAACGACAACAAGGTCGAATCAGCCAAGCTCACCACCGGTGACGAGCAGATCATCAAGGTCGAGCTCAAGGACGGCCAGAAGGTCAAGGACAGCAGCAAGATCCAGGCGAGCTACATCGGCGACCAGGGCGTCGACCTCGCCAAGTCCCTGCAGGCCAAGTACGAGAGCAAGGACATCCCGGACGGTTACACCGTCTCCCCGTCGAAGCAGAACCCGTTCGTCGGCATCCTGCTTTCGCTGCTCCCCTTCGTCCTCATCGTCGTCGTCTTCCTGTTCCTGATGAATCAGATGCAGGGCGGCGGCTCCCGGGTCATGCAGTTCGGGAAGTCCAAGGCCAAGCTCATCACCAAGGACACCCCGAAGACGACCTTCTCCGATGTGGCGGGGTCCGACGAGGCGGTCGAGGAGCTCCACGAGATCAAGGAGTTCCTCCAGGAGCCGGCGAAGTTCCAGGCGGTCGGCGCCAAGATCCCCAAGGGCGTACTCCTCTACGGCCCGCCCGGTACGGGCAAGACGCTGCTCGCGCGTGCCGTCGCCGGTGAGGCCGGGGTGCCGTTCTACTCGATCTCCGGCTCCGACTTCGTCGAGATGTTCGTCGGTGTGGGTGCCTCCCGTGTGCGCGACCTCTTCGAGCAGGCCAAGGCGAACGCCCCGGCGATCGTCTTCGTCGACGAGATCGACGCGGTGGGTCGCCACCGCGGTGCCGGTCTCGGCGGTGGCCACGACGAGCGCGAGCAGACGCTGAACCAGCTGCTCGTCGAGATGGACGGCTTCGACGTGAAGGGCGGCGTCATCCTGATCGCCGCCACGAACCGGCCCGACATCCTCGACCCGGCGCTGCTCCGCCCGGGCCGTTTCGACCGGCAGATCGCCGTCGACCGTCCGGACATGATGGGCCGTCTGGAGATCCTCAAGGTCCACCAGAAGGGCAAGCCGGTCGCCCCGGACGTCGATCTGGGCGCGGTGGCCAGGCGTACCCCGGGCTTCACGGGCGCCGACCTGTCGAACGTGCTGAACGAAGCGGCGCTCCTGACGGCGCGCAGCGACAAGAAGCTGATCGACAACCACTCCCTCGACGAGGCGATCGACCGCGTCGTGGCGGGCCCGCAGAAGCGGACCCGGATCATGTCCGACAAGGAGAAGAAGATCACCGCGTACCACGAGGGCGGCCACGCCCTGGTAGCGGCGGCCTCTCCGAACGCGGACCCGGTCCACAAGATCACGATCCTGTCCCGCGGCCGGGCCCTGGGTTACACCATGGTCCTGCCCGAAGAGGACAAGTACTCGACCACGCGCAACGAAATGCTCGACACCCTCGCGTACATGATGGGTGGGCGCGCGGCCGAGGAGCTCGTCTTCCACGACCCGACGACGGGCGCGGCGAACGACATCGAGAAGGCCACGGGCACGGCCCGCGCGATGGTCACGCAGTACGGCATGACCGAGCGGCTCGGCGCGATCAAGTTCGGCGGTGACAACACCGAGCCCTTCCTGGGCCGCGAGATGGGTCACCAGCGGGACTACTCGGAAGAGGTCGCCGCGCTGGTCGACGAAGAGGTCAAGAAGCTCATCGAGAACGCGCACAACGAAGCGTGGGAGATCCTCGTCGAGAACCGCGACATCCTCGACAACATGGTTCTCCAGCTGCTCGAGAAGGAGACCCTCGGCAAGGAAGAGATCGCCGAGATCTTCGCGGGCATCGTGAAGCGCCCGGCCCGCCCGGCGTGGACCGGCTCCTCGCGGCGCACGCCCTCGACCCGCCCGCCGGTGCTCTCCCCCAGGGAGCTGTCACTGACGAACGGTGCGAACGGCGCCACCCCCGCGGTGACCGCCGGCACGACGGACCAGCCCGTCGAGGTGGTCCCGGAGGACCGTCCCGAGAGCTGA
- the folE gene encoding GTP cyclohydrolase I FolE has product MTDPVTLDGEGAIGEFDEKRAENAVRELLIAVGEDPDREGLRETPGRVARAYKEIFAGLWQKPEDVLTTTFDLGHDEMVLVKDIEVTSCCEHHLVPFRGLAHVGYIPSASGKITGLSKLARLVDVYARRPQVQERMTTQIADSLMGILEPRGVIVVVECEHMCMSMRGIRKPGAKTITSAVRGQLRDPATRNEAMSLIMAR; this is encoded by the coding sequence ATGACCGACCCCGTGACGCTGGACGGCGAGGGCGCGATCGGCGAGTTCGACGAGAAGCGGGCCGAGAACGCCGTGCGTGAGCTCCTGATCGCCGTGGGGGAGGACCCCGACAGGGAGGGGCTTCGGGAGACTCCCGGGCGCGTGGCGCGGGCGTACAAGGAGATATTCGCCGGGCTGTGGCAGAAGCCGGAGGACGTCCTGACGACGACGTTCGATCTCGGCCACGACGAGATGGTCCTGGTGAAGGACATCGAGGTGACCTCATGCTGCGAGCATCATCTGGTCCCGTTCAGGGGCCTTGCGCACGTGGGCTACATCCCGTCCGCCAGCGGCAAGATCACGGGACTGTCGAAGCTGGCGCGGCTCGTGGACGTCTACGCTCGGCGCCCCCAAGTGCAGGAGCGGATGACGACCCAGATCGCGGACTCGCTGATGGGCATCCTGGAGCCGCGTGGCGTCATTGTCGTCGTCGAGTGCGAGCACATGTGCATGTCGATGCGAGGTATCCGTAAGCCGGGCGCCAAGACGATCACCTCGGCGGTGCGCGGGCAGCTGCGCGATCCCGCGACGCGCAACGAGGCGATGAGCCTGATCATGGCGCGATAG
- a CDS encoding DUF3180 domain-containing protein: protein MKQLRIRTLAGLFAVAGVLSWSGARLWDSLGTLPRVPLAAPIVLAVIAVVLLATALSLRSRLRAQRERRPDAKGVDPMMAARALVFGQASALVAALVAGMYGGVGVFMLEFLDIPARRDQAIYAGLSVLMGIAVIAAAFFMERVCKLPEDDDEDAGAAPAA from the coding sequence GTGAAGCAACTGCGCATCAGGACGCTGGCCGGCCTCTTCGCCGTGGCCGGAGTGCTGTCCTGGTCGGGCGCCCGCCTGTGGGACTCCCTCGGCACGCTGCCGCGGGTCCCGCTGGCCGCGCCCATCGTGCTCGCGGTGATCGCCGTCGTCCTGCTGGCGACGGCGCTCTCACTGCGGTCCCGGCTGCGCGCCCAGCGCGAGCGCCGCCCCGACGCGAAGGGCGTGGACCCGATGATGGCCGCGCGCGCCCTGGTCTTCGGCCAGGCGAGCGCCCTCGTCGCGGCCCTCGTCGCGGGGATGTACGGCGGCGTGGGCGTGTTCATGCTGGAGTTCCTCGACATCCCCGCACGCCGCGACCAGGCGATCTACGCCGGGCTCTCGGTCCTGATGGGCATCGCCGTCATCGCGGCCGCCTTCTTCATGGAGCGGGTCTGCAAGCTCCCTGAGGACGACGACGAGGACGCGGGGGCGGCGCCGGCGGCATAG
- the folK gene encoding 2-amino-4-hydroxy-6-hydroxymethyldihydropteridine diphosphokinase: MTAPFKAGQSDPTVQPVPTSVVEQVDAADTTLSNPKRAVISLGSNLGNRLETLQGAIDALEDTPGLRVKAVSPVYETEPWGVEPGTQPSYFNAVVVVKTTLPPASLLERAHAVEEAFHRVRDEHWGPRTIDVDIVAYADVISDDPVLTLPHPRAHERAFVLAPWHDVEPEAQVAGRGPVAELLAGVGRDGVLPRADLELRLPE; this comes from the coding sequence ATGACTGCGCCCTTCAAAGCGGGTCAGAGCGACCCGACCGTCCAGCCGGTGCCCACCTCCGTGGTCGAGCAGGTGGACGCCGCGGACACCACCCTGTCCAACCCCAAGCGCGCCGTGATCTCCCTCGGCAGCAACCTGGGCAACCGCCTGGAGACCCTCCAGGGCGCCATCGACGCCCTGGAGGACACCCCGGGGCTGCGCGTCAAGGCCGTCTCCCCGGTGTACGAGACCGAGCCCTGGGGCGTCGAGCCCGGCACCCAGCCCTCGTACTTCAACGCGGTCGTCGTGGTGAAGACGACCCTGCCGCCCGCCTCCCTCCTGGAGCGCGCGCACGCGGTCGAGGAAGCCTTCCACCGCGTACGCGACGAGCACTGGGGCCCCCGCACGATCGACGTGGACATCGTGGCGTACGCCGACGTGATCTCCGACGACCCGGTGCTCACGCTGCCCCACCCGCGCGCGCACGAACGCGCCTTCGTGCTCGCCCCCTGGCACGACGTGGAGCCCGAGGCCCAGGTCGCGGGACGCGGCCCGGTGGCCGAGCTGCTCGCCGGTGTCGGCCGCGACGGCGTACTGCCCCGCGCCGACCTGGAACTCCGGCTGCCGGAGTAG
- the folB gene encoding dihydroneopterin aldolase codes for MDRVALRGLKARGHHGVYPREREEGQTFIVDLVLGLDTRAAAADDDLAKTVHYGIVAEEVVAVVEGEPVDLIETLSERIAQTCLKHDGVLEVEVCVHKPDAPITVPFDDVTVTITRSRV; via the coding sequence GTGGATCGTGTCGCGCTGCGCGGCCTCAAGGCCCGCGGGCACCACGGTGTCTATCCGCGGGAGCGCGAAGAAGGCCAGACCTTCATCGTGGACCTGGTGCTTGGCCTGGACACGCGAGCGGCCGCGGCCGACGACGACCTGGCGAAGACCGTGCACTACGGAATCGTGGCCGAGGAGGTCGTGGCCGTCGTCGAGGGCGAGCCCGTCGACCTCATCGAGACGCTCTCCGAGCGCATCGCCCAGACGTGTCTCAAGCACGACGGAGTCCTGGAGGTCGAGGTGTGCGTGCACAAGCCGGACGCCCCGATCACCGTCCCCTTCGACGACGTGACCGTCACCATCACCCGGAGCCGAGTATGA